One Actinomyces marmotae DNA window includes the following coding sequences:
- the pdxS gene encoding pyridoxal 5'-phosphate synthase lyase subunit PdxS: MTTITSTSHPADHSVPASTTGSPLVKRGLADMLKGGVIMDVVTPEQAVIAEEAGAVAVMALERVPADIRAQGGVARMSDPDLIAGIIDAVSIPVMAKARIGHFVEAQVLQHLGVDYIDESEVLSPADYANHIDKQPFTVPFVCGATNLGEALRRIAEGAAMIRSKGEAGTGDVSEATRHIRTINAEIARLRGLPADELYVAAKELRAPYELVAEVARTGALPVVMFTAGGIATPADAAMMMQLGADGVFVGSGIFKSGDPAARAAAIVRATAAYDDPAIIAEVSRGLGEAMVGINVADLPAPHRLAERGW, from the coding sequence ATGACCACCATCACAAGCACCTCGCACCCCGCTGACCACTCAGTACCCGCCTCCACCACCGGCTCCCCACTCGTCAAGCGCGGCCTGGCCGACATGCTCAAGGGCGGCGTCATCATGGACGTCGTCACCCCCGAGCAGGCCGTCATCGCCGAGGAGGCCGGCGCCGTGGCCGTCATGGCGCTTGAGCGCGTGCCTGCGGACATCCGCGCCCAGGGGGGAGTGGCCCGCATGTCCGACCCGGACCTCATCGCGGGCATCATAGACGCCGTCTCGATCCCGGTCATGGCCAAGGCCCGCATCGGGCACTTCGTCGAGGCCCAGGTCCTCCAGCACCTCGGCGTGGACTACATCGATGAGTCCGAGGTGCTCTCCCCGGCCGACTACGCGAACCACATCGACAAGCAGCCCTTCACCGTCCCCTTCGTCTGCGGGGCCACCAACCTCGGGGAGGCCCTGCGCCGCATCGCCGAGGGCGCGGCCATGATCCGCTCCAAGGGCGAGGCCGGAACCGGCGACGTCTCCGAGGCCACCCGGCACATCCGCACGATCAACGCCGAGATCGCCCGCTTGCGGGGCCTGCCCGCCGACGAGCTGTACGTCGCCGCCAAGGAGCTGCGCGCCCCCTACGAGCTCGTGGCCGAGGTGGCGCGCACCGGAGCCCTCCCCGTGGTGATGTTCACCGCCGGGGGCATCGCGACCCCGGCCGACGCCGCCATGATGATGCAACTTGGCGCTGATGGCGTCTTCGTGGGCTCGGGGATCTTCAAGTCCGGGGACCCGGCCGCCCGCGCCGCCGCCATCGTGCGCGCCACCGCCGCCTACGACGACCCCGCCATCATCGCCGAGGTCTCCCGGGGCCTGGGTGAGGCGATGGTCGGCATCAACGTGGCCGACCTCCCCGCGCCCCACCGCCTGGCGGAGCGCGGCTGGTGA
- the pdxT gene encoding pyridoxal 5'-phosphate synthase glutaminase subunit PdxT — MVSRRVGVLALQGGVVEHARMVEELRSEAVLVRRAGDLDRLDALILPGGESTALLRLLAAFDLTRALADTARAVPTLGTCAGLILLARLGVLDVDVERNAFGPQVDSAEAVLPWRGGQVRAALIRAPRITRMGEGVEVLSTWTDPRRPDEAPSVVGVEQTGAGGRIIGVAFHPELTGDTTIHRELLA; from the coding sequence CTGGTGAGCCGGCGCGTCGGCGTCCTCGCCCTCCAGGGCGGGGTGGTTGAGCACGCCCGGATGGTGGAGGAGCTCAGGAGCGAGGCGGTCCTCGTGCGCCGCGCTGGCGACCTGGACCGTCTGGACGCGCTCATCCTGCCGGGAGGGGAATCCACCGCCCTCCTGCGCCTGCTCGCCGCCTTCGACCTCACGCGGGCCCTCGCTGACACCGCTCGGGCAGTGCCGACCCTGGGCACCTGCGCGGGCCTCATCCTGCTCGCGCGCCTGGGCGTGCTGGACGTCGACGTCGAGCGCAACGCCTTCGGTCCTCAGGTGGACTCCGCCGAGGCCGTCCTGCCGTGGCGCGGCGGGCAGGTGCGGGCCGCCCTCATCCGGGCGCCGCGCATCACCCGCATGGGGGAGGGCGTGGAGGTGCTGTCCACGTGGACGGATCCCAGGCGGCCGGATGAGGCGCCCAGCGTCGTCGGCGTCGAGCAGACCGGCGCGGGCGGGCGGATCATCGGGGTCGCCTTCCATCCCGAGCTCACGGGGGACACCACTATCCACCGCGAGCTGCTCGCATGA
- a CDS encoding UTP--glucose-1-phosphate uridylyltransferase: protein MSESGLRAAQAKMRRGEVAPEAIDVFTHYYKELEAGATGLIPESTIEPLTSIDSIDDVEISDEDAREALSRTVLIKLNGGLGTSMGMSRAKSLLPVRDGKSFLDLLVGQVEAARAKHGVTLPLIFMDSFRTREDTLAALGRHPGIAVDGLPLDFLQNRIPKIRQDDLEPVEWEADPSLEWCPPGHGDIYTALVASGVLDALIERGYKYAMTSNADNLGAAPSARIAGWFAASGAPYAPEMCRRTPADVKGGHLAVRKSDGRIILRDTAQTPADEMHYFTDQFRHPFFHTNNIWFDLEVLRATLAERKGILGLPLIRNEKTVNPSDASSTPVYQLETAMGAAVEAFEGATAVEVPRSRFLPVKTTNDLLLVRSDVYEVDEDGLLRMVSETSCTVDLDPRYYKRIQDFEARFPDGVPSIRGALTLTVRGDWTFGKGVVASGDAVVTEEGSPGSIADGARL, encoded by the coding sequence ATGAGCGAGAGCGGATTGCGAGCAGCGCAGGCAAAGATGCGGCGGGGCGAGGTGGCCCCGGAGGCCATCGACGTCTTCACCCACTACTACAAGGAGTTGGAGGCCGGCGCCACCGGCCTCATCCCCGAGAGCACGATCGAGCCACTGACCTCCATCGACTCCATCGACGACGTCGAGATCAGTGACGAGGACGCTCGTGAGGCCCTGTCGCGCACCGTCCTGATCAAGCTCAACGGCGGGCTTGGCACCTCGATGGGGATGAGCCGCGCCAAGAGCCTGCTGCCGGTGCGCGACGGCAAGTCCTTCCTCGACCTCCTCGTGGGGCAGGTGGAGGCCGCCCGCGCCAAGCACGGCGTCACCCTGCCGCTCATCTTTATGGATTCCTTCCGCACCCGTGAGGACACCCTGGCCGCGCTGGGGCGCCACCCGGGGATCGCCGTCGACGGCCTGCCGCTCGACTTCCTCCAGAACCGCATCCCGAAGATCCGGCAGGACGACCTCGAGCCGGTCGAATGGGAGGCCGACCCCTCCCTGGAGTGGTGCCCCCCGGGGCACGGCGACATCTACACCGCCCTCGTGGCCTCCGGCGTGCTCGACGCCCTCATCGAGCGCGGCTACAAGTACGCGATGACGTCGAACGCGGACAACCTGGGCGCGGCGCCCTCGGCCCGCATCGCCGGATGGTTCGCGGCCTCCGGCGCCCCCTACGCCCCGGAGATGTGCCGTCGCACGCCGGCGGACGTCAAGGGCGGGCACCTGGCGGTGCGCAAGTCTGATGGGCGCATCATCCTCAGGGACACCGCGCAGACACCGGCCGACGAGATGCACTACTTCACCGACCAGTTCCGCCACCCGTTCTTCCACACGAACAACATCTGGTTCGACCTGGAGGTCCTGCGCGCCACGCTCGCCGAGAGGAAGGGCATCCTGGGGCTGCCGCTCATCCGCAATGAGAAGACCGTCAACCCCTCGGACGCCTCCTCAACGCCCGTCTACCAGTTGGAGACGGCGATGGGCGCGGCGGTCGAGGCCTTCGAGGGCGCCACGGCCGTGGAGGTGCCGCGCAGCCGCTTCCTGCCGGTCAAGACGACGAACGACCTCCTTCTCGTGCGCTCGGACGTGTACGAGGTCGATGAGGACGGCCTGCTGCGCATGGTCTCCGAGACCTCCTGCACCGTTGACCTCGACCCGCGCTACTACAAGAGGATCCAGGACTTCGAGGCGCGGTTCCCCGACGGGGTGCCCTCGATCCGGGGGGCGCTAACGCTGACGGTGCGCGGCGACTGGACCTTCGGCAAGGGCGTCGTGGCCTCGGGCGACGCCGTCGTGACGGAGGAGGGCTCACCCGGCTCCATCGCCGATGGGGCGAGGCTCTGA